In Gracilimonas sp., a single window of DNA contains:
- a CDS encoding 6-bladed beta-propeller: MTQRIILIVSILLVLFYSSCSPDETDHINPHSVSLTKVDSVVLGNSEPLFGNFVEQFRINDAGDIWIFAERNQNRIFAFDSLGQFINVVGERGKGPKGIMHVSGFEINNKNQVIINDAAQKMLKIFNLSGELIQSNTIFSEGELWAHPYSLYNFKDRLLISVTESKFIREPHKSKLLAIVDYEGKIDTVFGKHDIFTSEDNSYSAENTILVGSNTIFTSSVGSPYIQAYNSDTYQQTDYFGGNSSFSIPSKEIHANLPISEINKRADDSSVMAGLYGTEHFIVSHMQVLTAEFFETTDFTKKKNILILYDRKTKKFIKEILVSHTLAAVQNDKLYFIEDFNADNYTIGVYEIVTDQK; this comes from the coding sequence ATGACTCAAAGAATTATTCTAATTGTCTCCATTCTTCTTGTTTTGTTTTACAGCTCATGCTCACCGGATGAAACCGATCATATAAATCCCCATTCTGTTTCTTTAACAAAAGTAGATTCGGTGGTTTTGGGTAATTCCGAACCTTTATTTGGTAATTTTGTTGAACAATTTCGGATTAATGATGCTGGAGATATTTGGATATTTGCTGAACGGAATCAAAACAGAATCTTTGCATTTGATAGCCTTGGCCAATTTATAAATGTAGTGGGTGAAAGAGGTAAAGGTCCAAAAGGAATTATGCATGTCAGTGGATTTGAAATAAATAACAAGAATCAGGTAATAATTAATGATGCAGCTCAAAAAATGCTTAAAATTTTTAATCTGAGCGGAGAACTCATTCAATCAAATACAATTTTTTCTGAGGGTGAATTGTGGGCTCATCCCTACTCTTTGTATAATTTTAAAGACCGACTTTTAATTTCTGTTACGGAGAGTAAATTTATCCGTGAACCGCATAAATCAAAATTGTTAGCTATAGTGGATTATGAGGGTAAAATTGATACTGTCTTTGGAAAGCATGATATATTTACCTCGGAAGACAATTCCTATAGCGCAGAGAATACGATTCTAGTTGGTTCAAATACCATATTTACTAGTTCAGTTGGCTCACCTTATATACAAGCTTACAATAGTGATACCTATCAACAAACAGATTATTTTGGAGGAAATTCAAGTTTTTCCATACCAAGCAAAGAAATCCATGCCAACCTCCCTATTTCCGAAATTAATAAGAGAGCAGACGATAGTTCTGTAATGGCGGGCCTTTATGGTACAGAGCATTTTATAGTTTCACACATGCAAGTCCTTACTGCAGAGTTTTTTGAAACTACAGATTTCACCAAGAAGAAAAATATTTTGATACTTTATGACAGGAAGACGAAGAAATTCATAAAAGAAATACTGGTTTCTCATACTTTAGCTGCAGTCCAAAATGATAAACTCTATTTCATCGAAGATTTTAATGCGGATAATTACACGATAGGTGTTTATGAAATTGTCACCGATCAAAAATAA
- a CDS encoding 6-bladed beta-propeller has protein sequence MNKFFIPLVLSLLLSFCNNNNESRIHPNSENIPNPELEGEHIINKKINDFSNLDFSSDQYSFTETLGDERNIGFINDVEVDKSGRIFVLDDRQQKVLVYSSEGDFLQAIGRRGQGPGELSYAKSITLYQDSLLLISNRFRIEEYDISSDSISFNRTVNFEISIKSICTTNEVLYIHNLDVLDSGQMSSEMRKTNMLHEFTLPQYSHQSTFGESYISDSPVIVDRLTQGDIICDPYNNMLIYISDRVNILKGYSLSNGEQMWKSSIADLNFPKIEEIVTDGSPGLKILPPENDIFDNFLKPVLIKDGFILVQVDRREVVERESLESKSSILSYLIDAKTGKGHYYSDKLDRMLYFSENSIIEVNDSFTELEIKYKETQ, from the coding sequence ATGAATAAATTCTTTATACCATTAGTTCTCTCACTGCTATTAAGTTTTTGCAACAACAATAATGAAAGTAGAATACATCCTAACTCAGAAAATATTCCTAATCCTGAATTAGAGGGTGAACACATAATCAATAAGAAAATTAATGACTTTTCTAATCTTGATTTCTCAAGTGATCAATATAGTTTTACTGAAACTCTTGGTGATGAGAGAAATATTGGTTTTATCAATGATGTCGAGGTTGATAAAAGTGGCCGTATTTTTGTATTGGATGACCGACAGCAAAAAGTATTAGTATATAGTTCTGAAGGAGATTTTCTTCAAGCAATTGGAAGAAGAGGTCAAGGACCTGGAGAATTATCTTATGCAAAGTCAATTACACTTTATCAAGATTCTCTTTTACTGATATCAAATCGTTTTCGGATTGAAGAGTATGATATTTCTAGTGATTCTATTTCATTTAATCGTACAGTAAATTTTGAGATAAGCATTAAAAGTATTTGTACTACTAATGAAGTGTTATACATACACAATTTAGATGTTCTAGATAGTGGCCAGATGAGTTCTGAAATGCGTAAAACTAATATGCTACATGAGTTCACTCTACCTCAATATTCACATCAATCAACTTTTGGAGAATCATATATTTCAGACTCTCCAGTTATTGTTGATAGATTAACTCAAGGTGATATTATTTGTGATCCATATAATAATATGCTTATATATATCTCAGATAGAGTAAATATTCTTAAAGGGTATTCACTGTCAAATGGTGAGCAGATGTGGAAGTCTTCAATTGCAGATTTAAATTTTCCCAAGATTGAAGAAATTGTAACTGATGGAAGTCCTGGGCTTAAGATATTGCCTCCAGAAAATGACATCTTTGATAATTTTCTAAAACCTGTTCTAATTAAGGATGGCTTCATTTTAGTACAAGTAGATCGTCGAGAAGTTGTCGAGAGAGAATCCCTCGAATCTAAGAGCTCAATCTTAAGCTATTTAATTGATGCAAAAACAGGAAAGGGACATTATTATTCCGATAAATTAGATAGGATGTTATATTTTTCTGAAAATAGCATTATTGAAGTTAATGATTCATTTACTGAATTAGAGATTAAGTATAAAGAAACGCAATAG
- a CDS encoding efflux RND transporter permease subunit — MLLKKPIASVILVLAVLIFGGIALERLSIELMPDIDRPTLLVRTNYSGAPASEVEFRITEQLEGMLSGVRGVQEIESLSRQGQSLIFLTFEWGFDMDIAFLNVREKLDQARYLLPNQADRPQLVYSSASDEPITTIALQLANVSNQEFSNRLSLKRWADQVFTRRLEQQEGIAQALLVGEVQPEVQIRFNPRFIDRYGLSLSQIQQAVSDANIFSSTGELRDGWYRYALKIESRIESLDDLRKTPIISLASGRVLLLEELAEVQMAEADPTSFALLDGEEVLNVLVKKEYGSNTVEVFETLQNVLTEIRDQNPDILIEVIQEDASYIENSISNLLQTLLIGGVLAFLVLFLFLDDARSPFTIGISIPVSIFLTFVVMFLFDIQLNIISLSGLTLGIGLLLDNAIVVLENINRYRQKGLGRFEAAREGTKEISLAVTASTFTTISVFLPLIFLGGFEGAFFRDLAATLSFSLIASLLVALFILPVFVAQISKNSKSKGVLSTVSEGLDKVVMAYERNLGRVIQKPLPIIVFALILLAGAGFAFMTTEKAVLPPDEPAKVDYLVSMPGNTALRSAKQASTDITKILRERTDQSNILSLGGYTDNTNLKSITNEGLNRFTISIPVSGFEEAEDVDRIMNGIAQTYTNWTFQKMEDDAVGAVGIGRDAPVQFSVVGTDREFSVRVAEAFNEFLNRNYRETQLDLKYPQRIQAYQLQFKTQELLSYELTEAEVIRYLESLTRGSFVTDWNRQDEQISIRLIGERETNLDPREITLDVRDKIIPLTAVAEIARIDEAEQIERIRQSPILTYNSDLTFMDWWWDGGELQELVNRFMQQSGHEIQIRGSALQVINLLKELGWLLMISVLLIYLILAIQYENLKYPFIIILAIPFAWIGSVFALYIGGISLNALSFMGILILTGIAVNDSILKVDFMRRYFDETGNLDEAIKQAGINRFRPVVMTSMTTILALIPMLVPFGDGYVLRQSLAVALMGGMVTSTFLTLYLIPLVFKWTNGGDSK; from the coding sequence TTGCTGCTTAAAAAACCTATAGCGTCTGTAATTTTAGTTCTGGCAGTGCTCATTTTCGGGGGTATTGCACTGGAACGGCTTTCCATTGAGCTGATGCCGGATATTGACCGGCCTACGCTGTTGGTGCGTACGAACTATTCCGGGGCGCCTGCTTCGGAAGTTGAGTTCCGCATTACCGAGCAGCTGGAGGGGATGCTTTCCGGTGTTCGCGGCGTGCAGGAAATTGAATCCCTTTCGCGTCAAGGACAAAGTCTCATCTTCCTCACCTTTGAGTGGGGCTTCGACATGGATATTGCGTTTCTTAACGTACGGGAGAAACTGGATCAGGCGAGGTATCTGCTGCCTAATCAGGCCGACCGGCCGCAACTGGTGTATTCTTCAGCTTCGGATGAGCCCATCACTACCATTGCTTTGCAGCTTGCCAATGTATCCAATCAGGAATTTTCGAACCGGCTTTCGCTCAAACGCTGGGCTGATCAGGTGTTTACCCGCCGACTGGAACAGCAGGAGGGCATTGCTCAGGCATTATTGGTAGGGGAAGTGCAGCCCGAAGTACAGATCCGGTTCAACCCGCGTTTTATTGATCGCTATGGATTGTCGCTGTCCCAAATTCAACAGGCGGTAAGCGATGCCAATATTTTTTCCTCCACCGGAGAACTTCGAGATGGCTGGTACCGCTATGCCCTGAAGATCGAAAGCCGGATCGAGTCGCTGGATGATCTCCGAAAAACCCCTATTATTTCCCTGGCAAGCGGACGGGTGCTGCTGCTGGAAGAACTGGCGGAGGTCCAAATGGCCGAAGCCGACCCGACTTCATTTGCGCTTTTGGATGGGGAAGAAGTACTGAATGTGCTTGTTAAAAAAGAATATGGATCGAATACGGTAGAGGTATTTGAAACCCTCCAGAACGTACTGACCGAAATTCGCGATCAAAACCCGGATATCCTCATCGAGGTGATACAGGAAGATGCGAGTTATATCGAGAATTCCATCTCCAATCTGCTGCAAACCCTGCTGATCGGCGGCGTGCTGGCGTTCCTCGTGCTGTTCCTGTTTTTGGATGATGCGCGGAGTCCATTTACCATAGGAATTTCTATCCCTGTAAGTATTTTCCTCACCTTCGTGGTAATGTTTCTGTTCGACATTCAGCTGAACATCATTTCCCTCAGCGGACTCACCCTCGGTATCGGACTGCTGTTGGATAATGCCATTGTGGTGCTGGAGAATATCAATCGCTACAGGCAAAAAGGCTTGGGACGATTTGAGGCGGCACGGGAGGGGACCAAAGAGATCAGTCTGGCCGTAACAGCTTCTACTTTCACTACCATTTCCGTTTTTCTACCGCTCATTTTTCTAGGCGGATTTGAAGGCGCCTTTTTCCGTGACCTGGCTGCCACGCTATCCTTCAGTTTGATCGCCTCGCTTTTGGTGGCACTTTTCATTCTTCCGGTCTTTGTGGCACAGATCAGCAAGAATTCGAAATCCAAAGGAGTGCTCAGTACAGTTTCAGAGGGTTTGGATAAGGTGGTGATGGCCTATGAGCGAAATCTTGGTCGCGTTATACAAAAGCCGCTCCCCATTATTGTATTCGCGCTGATCCTGTTAGCCGGTGCCGGATTTGCCTTTATGACCACCGAGAAAGCCGTGCTTCCTCCCGATGAGCCTGCCAAAGTGGATTACCTGGTATCCATGCCCGGAAACACAGCCCTTCGTTCTGCCAAGCAGGCTTCAACCGATATCACAAAGATCTTACGGGAGCGAACCGATCAGTCTAACATTTTGTCGCTTGGGGGATATACGGATAACACGAATTTGAAGTCGATCACCAACGAGGGACTCAACCGATTTACCATTTCCATTCCAGTATCCGGATTTGAAGAAGCTGAGGATGTGGATCGTATTATGAATGGGATCGCCCAAACCTATACTAACTGGACATTTCAGAAAATGGAGGATGATGCCGTTGGAGCCGTGGGTATTGGCCGTGATGCTCCGGTGCAATTCAGCGTGGTGGGCACCGACCGCGAATTCAGCGTGAGGGTGGCAGAAGCCTTCAACGAATTTTTGAATCGAAATTACAGGGAGACACAGCTTGATCTAAAATATCCGCAGCGCATTCAGGCTTATCAATTGCAGTTCAAAACGCAGGAGTTGCTTTCCTATGAACTGACCGAAGCTGAAGTGATCCGATACCTGGAATCATTGACCCGCGGCTCCTTTGTCACCGACTGGAACCGGCAGGATGAACAGATCTCCATTCGGCTGATCGGGGAACGGGAAACGAATTTAGATCCCCGGGAGATCACCCTGGATGTACGCGATAAGATCATCCCGCTGACGGCAGTAGCTGAGATCGCCCGCATTGATGAAGCTGAACAGATCGAACGCATCCGGCAGTCGCCGATACTCACCTATAACTCTGATCTCACCTTCATGGATTGGTGGTGGGATGGTGGTGAGCTTCAGGAGTTGGTCAACCGGTTCATGCAGCAAAGCGGCCATGAGATCCAAATACGCGGTTCAGCCCTGCAGGTGATTAATTTACTAAAAGAACTCGGGTGGCTGCTGATGATCAGCGTGCTTCTGATCTACCTCATCCTTGCGATCCAATATGAGAATTTGAAATATCCGTTCATCATCATTTTGGCCATTCCGTTTGCGTGGATCGGTTCGGTGTTTGCGCTGTATATCGGGGGCATCAGTTTAAATGCTCTTTCATTCATGGGAATTTTGATCCTGACCGGAATTGCAGTGAACGACTCCATCCTAAAGGTAGATTTCATGCGCCGCTATTTTGATGAGACCGGCAACCTTGATGAAGCTATCAAGCAGGCGGGGATCAACCGTTTTCGTCCCGTGGTAATGACGAGTATGACAACCATTCTGGCACTAATCCCCATGCTGGTACCGTTTGGAGATGGATACGTGCTGCGACAATCACTGGCCGTTGCACTTATGGGCGGTATGGTGACAAGCACCTTTTTAACCTTGTATTTAATTCCTTTGGTGTTTAAATGGACGAATGGGGGAGATTCTAAATGA
- a CDS encoding 6-bladed beta-propeller codes for MNNKIHRVLISVLVVAIMFTGFGCGSNGDDSSAIRKENGVIYNPDRGLLQDQEPLVEFELVDTIDLSGIEEPVISSITYLQIDEEGNFYFMDRRISKLISLDPQGNLRWSTGQEGKGPGDFENPFGISLHNNKIYVANIQGSRLDEFDMEGAFIKTYDLPKDIRFASLVDIRNDGLILMSGANFGTVGALVYTMELGDSLRIKENINITETEDDEYTRATMRGGIEMRENEFIYSFSTEYKQQFYDYEGNLMTEVRRDFAGTLGPGIYADGGSVSLYSLGNVSSPVFMDNGNYLVRINYPTNIDDPHAYARRASTGETESPIYARIMDVFNADHELLYTFDDSEFVEELGNLDVRDKEGFYYSVFSNDLLVKKYKLNTNYEGSEMEGTDRIPIND; via the coding sequence ATGAATAATAAAATTCATCGTGTGTTAATCAGTGTTTTAGTGGTCGCAATAATGTTCACAGGATTTGGTTGTGGCAGTAATGGGGACGATTCCTCAGCTATCAGGAAAGAAAACGGAGTGATCTATAATCCGGATAGAGGGTTACTGCAGGATCAGGAACCGCTGGTAGAGTTTGAGTTGGTGGATACTATTGACCTTTCGGGAATTGAGGAGCCGGTGATCAGCAGTATTACATATTTGCAGATCGATGAGGAGGGTAACTTTTACTTTATGGATCGCAGGATCAGCAAGTTGATATCACTGGATCCTCAGGGGAATTTGCGATGGTCCACAGGACAGGAAGGTAAAGGCCCTGGCGATTTTGAGAACCCGTTTGGGATAAGCCTTCATAACAATAAAATATATGTAGCCAATATACAGGGTTCCCGTCTTGATGAGTTTGATATGGAGGGTGCTTTTATCAAAACCTATGATCTCCCCAAAGATATTCGCTTTGCTAGTTTGGTGGATATAAGGAATGATGGCCTGATCCTGATGAGTGGAGCTAATTTCGGCACGGTTGGGGCACTCGTATATACCATGGAACTGGGCGACAGCCTCAGGATTAAGGAGAATATCAACATCACAGAAACGGAGGATGACGAATACACCAGGGCTACCATGAGGGGTGGAATAGAGATGAGAGAAAACGAATTTATTTACTCGTTCAGTACAGAATACAAACAGCAGTTCTATGATTACGAGGGGAATTTAATGACGGAAGTACGAAGAGACTTTGCAGGAACCTTGGGCCCGGGAATCTATGCTGATGGCGGAAGCGTGAGTTTGTATAGTTTAGGAAATGTAAGCTCTCCGGTATTTATGGATAATGGAAATTACCTGGTGCGGATCAACTATCCCACGAACATCGACGACCCGCATGCCTATGCCCGCCGGGCTTCAACCGGGGAAACCGAATCTCCCATTTATGCCCGAATAATGGATGTTTTTAATGCGGACCACGAATTGCTCTATACCTTCGACGATTCGGAATTTGTGGAAGAGCTCGGAAATTTAGACGTAAGGGATAAAGAAGGCTTTTATTATTCCGTTTTCAGTAACGACCTGCTGGTTAAAAAATATAAGCTGAATACAAACTATGAGGGATCTGAAATGGAGGGGACGGACCGAATTCCGATTAATGATTAA
- a CDS encoding efflux RND transporter periplasmic adaptor subunit, which yields MKRQMIPKLLSCLLITVTLFTACKSEEPERDTPDPDSVEIRPEVVFDVVDDEPLQFFIESRGVVEPLQRIKITPRISGFVEEHNIVEGRLIEKGDVLLKLDDEEWVNQERSAYNEYQQAKNEFDIESRLRNESGNGSEDQQSLLRITTGLAEAELAWERAKLNVSYATLKAPFSGRISAKQVVSRGAYVSAGSELGSLIDAAIVHIRFDVLESEIDNLDEGMPVELSGPGGTPYEGEIIAISPEVNPDTKTGQVLVEVENNDYDLKTGMTVDGRVFVRSQKSKVRMPREALLERDGRTLVFRLNNEEVEWIYVEPVAMNSDWVLIDHPEIEPGDTLAVDQHFSISHQQKVVPLLVN from the coding sequence ATGAAACGACAAATGATACCAAAATTACTTTCCTGTTTACTGATCACTGTAACGCTGTTTACTGCTTGTAAGAGTGAGGAGCCGGAACGGGATACGCCCGACCCGGACAGTGTGGAAATTCGGCCCGAAGTGGTATTTGATGTCGTGGATGATGAGCCGCTTCAGTTCTTTATTGAAAGCCGGGGTGTGGTTGAGCCGCTGCAGCGTATAAAGATTACCCCAAGAATCAGCGGATTTGTAGAGGAGCATAATATCGTTGAAGGCCGTTTGATAGAAAAAGGGGACGTTCTTTTGAAACTGGATGATGAGGAGTGGGTTAACCAGGAGCGAAGTGCCTACAACGAATATCAGCAAGCCAAGAATGAGTTTGATATTGAATCAAGGTTACGGAATGAAAGCGGTAACGGCAGTGAAGATCAGCAGAGTTTGTTGCGCATCACAACCGGGCTGGCTGAAGCTGAGCTGGCATGGGAGCGTGCCAAGCTGAATGTAAGTTATGCAACGCTGAAAGCCCCTTTCAGCGGACGCATCTCGGCTAAGCAGGTTGTTTCGCGCGGAGCCTATGTTTCGGCCGGATCTGAGCTGGGTTCTCTGATCGATGCAGCTATCGTTCACATTCGATTTGATGTGCTGGAGTCCGAAATTGATAATTTGGATGAAGGAATGCCGGTAGAGTTATCCGGTCCCGGCGGCACGCCTTATGAAGGGGAGATTATAGCTATTTCCCCGGAAGTGAATCCCGACACCAAAACGGGGCAGGTATTGGTGGAAGTTGAAAACAACGATTATGACCTCAAAACCGGTATGACCGTAGATGGCCGTGTATTTGTCCGAAGTCAGAAAAGTAAAGTCCGAATGCCGCGTGAAGCACTTTTGGAGCGAGATGGCAGAACCCTGGTTTTCCGCCTCAACAATGAAGAAGTGGAGTGGATCTATGTGGAGCCGGTAGCTATGAATTCCGACTGGGTACTCATCGATCATCCCGAAATTGAACCCGGCGATACCCTGGCGGTAGATCAACACTTTAGCATCAGTCATCAGCAGAAAGTGGTTCCACTCCTAGTTAATTAG
- a CDS encoding efflux RND transporter permease subunit, which produces MNRKYLISFFYIIVCVIGVAVWRVLPIESTPELNLPSVTVSYNWGSTTPEIMEQEITRKVEREANRLRDVTDIRSITQEGRSTVTITFRKDAPVDYRVLELREYLFSLDEKLPDNISPPTINRQVPEELDDQQTFIVYTLNGNMQPRQLLEYTRNNIRPKLLSIDGLAEVAIRGVQDPALMIEFDIDQVEKYNLSPRQILMQVRDQLSWRSAGFVEQGISRYSLIIPPKFNSIADIAGLKIQLPNSMKQLALDDFAKISIQDYPAKTIKRINGDPALTIEFVKESGADAFTLAENVLMAMEEIEAQLPESLSLMLTVDSTEELRQQFDDLQLQAILSGILVFLVVILFIRKLRAPFVIMGSVVFSVLLSLIVLYLLGYSLNIITLAGITVALGMLIDNAVVVFEHLNPALPAEKSKRISHITKEIGNSVVPVLGSTFTTVGIFIPLLFALDELRIFLVPLAVALTVTLVCSVLIAFTWIPYALVWLTPKISEKKKKSRASRWVNRLLMQSFLLKSKLRWVLPVVLVGVIGIPLFAIEEPEWDAEEGTAWPEFTKVYFDNRDNIDGWIGGLTKKFRDETYFGSPWSRNNEESINVYIRSPQGTPLSEIDKIVKNYETIAKPYEQAFKYYEANLSEYFGARIRFVVDQDYLTQPDPYYFYGEAMYLGARTGNVATSVSGLNIPGISTGFGGSYSNQSIRLKGYSYDELLNLAKDLERRLKTSRRVQEVDINTSYYSRRDDFQQYKLRLDEEKILAKNLDRREVISTLLLDLNPENTVGRVEFGGQEMYLIGTSKREKSFEEDMMSRTRMFGDVNFNISTIGEIVQEGGLNEIRRTNQSYERTVSVDYLGNYQMAREYIESVIETTPVPVGASIEYGRGFFGFGNDDSSRNFFFVALLSLLSVWMIVSALLESVKYPIFVILAVPFSLIGIMLGGLANDMAFDRGAIAGSLLCIGVVVNNAILIYHQKQLENGKGIFGLRCWMHVYRKRIRAILITTVTTITGLLPMMFFGNNEFWENLAIVVIWGLSVSTILLLVMTGLRVKSDGGIDS; this is translated from the coding sequence TTGAATCGAAAATATCTCATTTCGTTTTTCTACATCATCGTGTGTGTGATTGGGGTGGCGGTATGGCGCGTTTTGCCTATTGAAAGTACGCCGGAGCTGAATCTGCCATCGGTCACGGTGAGTTATAACTGGGGAAGTACCACGCCGGAGATAATGGAGCAGGAGATCACCCGGAAAGTAGAGCGGGAAGCAAACCGGCTGCGGGATGTCACTGACATTCGCTCCATCACCCAGGAAGGCCGTTCAACCGTTACCATCACCTTCCGGAAAGATGCCCCCGTTGATTATCGTGTATTAGAGCTGCGGGAATATCTGTTTTCACTGGATGAAAAGTTACCCGATAATATCTCTCCGCCGACCATTAACCGCCAGGTACCGGAGGAGCTGGATGATCAGCAGACCTTCATCGTATATACGCTGAATGGAAATATGCAGCCGCGACAGTTACTTGAATATACGAGAAACAACATTCGCCCAAAATTACTGTCGATAGACGGACTTGCTGAGGTTGCCATTCGCGGCGTTCAGGATCCGGCTTTGATGATCGAGTTTGATATCGACCAGGTAGAGAAATACAACCTCTCTCCTCGACAGATCCTGATGCAGGTGAGGGATCAATTGAGCTGGCGGTCGGCCGGCTTCGTGGAACAGGGTATTTCGAGATACAGTCTCATCATTCCCCCAAAATTCAACAGCATTGCCGATATTGCCGGTCTTAAGATCCAGCTTCCAAATTCCATGAAGCAGCTTGCCCTCGATGATTTTGCAAAGATCTCCATTCAGGATTATCCCGCCAAAACCATCAAACGTATAAATGGTGATCCGGCATTGACCATAGAGTTTGTGAAAGAATCAGGAGCCGATGCCTTTACGCTTGCAGAGAACGTACTTATGGCGATGGAAGAGATCGAGGCACAACTTCCAGAGAGCCTTTCCCTGATGCTCACCGTAGATTCTACCGAAGAGCTCCGCCAACAGTTTGACGACTTGCAGCTTCAGGCTATATTAAGCGGCATCTTGGTATTTCTGGTCGTCATCCTGTTTATCCGAAAATTGAGGGCGCCCTTTGTCATCATGGGCAGCGTGGTGTTTTCGGTGCTGCTCAGTTTAATTGTTTTATATCTGCTCGGATACAGTTTGAACATCATCACCCTGGCGGGTATTACCGTTGCACTGGGTATGCTGATTGACAACGCCGTGGTGGTTTTTGAGCATCTCAATCCCGCTTTGCCGGCTGAAAAATCAAAACGAATTTCACATATTACAAAAGAGATTGGGAATTCGGTGGTACCGGTATTGGGAAGTACTTTCACCACGGTCGGTATTTTCATTCCACTATTATTTGCCCTTGATGAGCTCCGTATTTTCCTGGTTCCGCTGGCTGTAGCGCTTACCGTAACGCTGGTGTGTTCGGTATTGATAGCTTTTACGTGGATTCCCTATGCATTGGTTTGGCTCACCCCGAAAATTTCAGAAAAGAAGAAAAAAAGCCGGGCTTCACGCTGGGTGAACCGGCTGCTAATGCAAAGTTTTCTACTCAAATCTAAATTAAGATGGGTACTGCCGGTGGTGTTGGTAGGAGTAATTGGGATTCCGCTGTTTGCCATCGAAGAGCCGGAATGGGATGCTGAAGAAGGGACTGCGTGGCCGGAATTTACTAAGGTCTATTTTGATAACCGGGATAATATTGATGGATGGATTGGCGGATTGACTAAGAAATTCCGTGATGAAACGTATTTTGGAAGCCCCTGGAGCAGAAATAATGAGGAGAGCATTAACGTGTATATCCGTTCGCCGCAGGGGACCCCGCTTTCGGAGATTGACAAAATTGTGAAGAATTATGAGACTATTGCCAAGCCTTATGAACAGGCTTTCAAGTATTATGAGGCCAATCTCTCGGAGTATTTCGGAGCCCGCATTCGCTTTGTGGTGGATCAGGACTATCTTACTCAACCCGATCCCTATTATTTCTACGGAGAGGCGATGTACCTGGGGGCTCGAACCGGAAATGTAGCTACTTCGGTTTCCGGCTTAAATATTCCGGGAATCAGTACCGGATTTGGAGGGAGTTATTCTAATCAAAGCATACGGTTGAAAGGCTATTCTTATGACGAACTGTTGAACTTAGCAAAAGATTTGGAGCGCAGGTTGAAAACAAGCCGGCGTGTGCAGGAAGTAGATATCAATACGTCTTATTACTCCCGTCGTGATGATTTCCAACAATATAAACTTCGGCTGGATGAAGAGAAGATATTAGCTAAGAATCTGGATCGCAGAGAAGTTATTTCAACCCTGTTGCTGGATTTGAATCCCGAGAATACCGTAGGACGTGTGGAATTCGGCGGGCAGGAAATGTACTTGATAGGTACAAGTAAACGGGAGAAATCCTTTGAAGAAGATATGATGAGCCGCACCCGAATGTTTGGGGATGTGAATTTCAACATTTCCACCATCGGTGAAATTGTACAGGAAGGAGGGTTGAATGAAATTCGCAGGACGAATCAGTCTTATGAGCGAACGGTAAGCGTGGATTATCTCGGAAACTATCAGATGGCCCGTGAATATATTGAATCGGTGATAGAAACTACGCCCGTTCCGGTGGGCGCGAGCATTGAATACGGACGTGGATTTTTTGGATTTGGGAATGATGACAGTTCCCGAAACTTCTTCTTCGTGGCCCTGCTCAGTTTACTCAGCGTGTGGATGATCGTATCGGCACTGCTGGAAAGTGTGAAGTATCCAATTTTTGTAATTCTGGCTGTTCCTTTCAGTTTGATCGGTATTATGCTGGGCGGATTGGCGAACGATATGGCCTTTGACCGTGGTGCCATTGCCGGGTCGCTGCTGTGCATTGGTGTCGTTGTAAATAATGCCATTTTGATCTATCATCAAAAACAGCTGGAGAATGGGAAGGGCATATTTGGCCTTCGTTGCTGGATGCATGTGTATCGAAAACGTATTCGGGCCATTTTGATCACTACGGTAACTACCATAACCGGACTGCTCCCCATGATGTTCTTCGGTAACAATGAATTCTGGGAAAACCTTGCAATTGTGGTTATTTGGGGGCTTTCGGTGAGTACGATCTTGCTGTTAGTGATGACGGGGTTGAGGGTTAAGAGTGATGGGGGAATCGATAGTTGA